In the Leptospira sp. WS4.C2 genome, one interval contains:
- the dctP gene encoding TRAP transporter substrate-binding protein DctP — MFLRQLKYLVCVSFTLTLSGGLFAQTTVKLATVAPEGSPWANELAKIKKKIESESQGQIKFKIYPGGQMGGENEILQQVIRGKLQGAGLTAGALANTVKELNVLEIPYLFSSYAQADCVLDDHLQEDFRKLFEAKGLIFVTWAENGYRSIGTKSAPVKTPDDLKGVKIRIQESPVHIAYWKQLGVSGIPIAIPEVLPSLQTGVVEGFDNTPLFTLAAEWQTAIKYFTLTRHIYQPAAILYSKKFWDTLNDEQKKTLMGEGNKLAPGARQAVRSIEKNMIATLKKADVVVYEPTSADLAGFKAAANAVSGQVISKIGGQSKQIFDKIQKAKAACGG; from the coding sequence ATGTTTTTAAGACAATTAAAGTATTTAGTTTGTGTAAGTTTCACCCTCACTCTCAGTGGGGGTTTATTTGCCCAAACAACCGTTAAGTTGGCAACAGTAGCACCGGAAGGATCTCCGTGGGCGAATGAACTTGCCAAAATCAAGAAGAAAATTGAATCAGAATCCCAAGGGCAAATTAAATTCAAAATTTATCCCGGTGGACAAATGGGTGGAGAAAACGAAATCCTCCAACAAGTCATCCGTGGAAAACTACAAGGTGCTGGTCTCACAGCAGGTGCCCTTGCCAATACAGTCAAAGAACTAAACGTTTTAGAGATTCCTTATCTATTTAGTTCTTATGCACAAGCAGACTGCGTTCTGGATGACCATTTACAAGAAGACTTTCGCAAACTATTTGAAGCAAAAGGCCTAATCTTTGTTACTTGGGCAGAAAATGGATATCGTTCCATCGGAACAAAATCGGCTCCTGTAAAAACCCCTGACGACCTGAAAGGTGTCAAAATCAGAATCCAAGAATCCCCAGTACACATTGCCTATTGGAAACAATTGGGTGTGAGTGGAATTCCGATTGCCATCCCAGAAGTACTTCCTTCTTTACAAACCGGTGTGGTAGAAGGTTTTGACAACACTCCTCTCTTCACTTTAGCTGCAGAATGGCAAACAGCGATCAAATATTTCACTTTGACTCGCCACATCTACCAACCAGCAGCCATTCTTTATTCAAAAAAGTTTTGGGACACTCTAAACGACGAACAAAAGAAAACTCTTATGGGTGAAGGAAACAAACTCGCTCCAGGTGCTAGACAAGCAGTTCGTTCCATTGAAAAGAACATGATTGCAACTTTAAAAAAAGCAGACGTAGTTGTGTATGAACCAACGAGCGCTGATTTGGCGGGCTTTAAAGCGGCAGCAAACGCTGTTTCTGGACAAGTAATCAGCAAAATTGGTGGTCAATCGAAACAAATTTTCGATAAAATCCAAAAAGCAAAAGCAGCTTGTGGCGGATAG
- a CDS encoding TRAP transporter TatT component family protein: MYQTKHWSKIALATLVLLSVVACGKSRQLKISASDVTRATTPAKLPADIEKLWKNRHNEQDLRQALVGLEKYAIENPQYSDVKVMLCRGNYLMSDGHLWLKLTGDSDEDAKVKDESIAFYDAAVTWCEAALAMNPKFRDKVVKEGLEIEKSLDALGPEDIDALYWRYASLAKWSRLVGFTTLLSNRSKFSAMINRAKEIEKAMGKEYFYSATLRYDAASNALSPTGDKKLADKLFEEAIAKHPNYFAVRVLYAESRLKGNEDKFKKQLEFVIKGKAASLPEIESDQIVEQRKAKKLLDEL; encoded by the coding sequence ATGTACCAAACGAAACATTGGTCAAAAATCGCACTCGCAACACTGGTGCTCCTGTCTGTAGTTGCTTGTGGAAAATCGAGACAATTGAAAATATCTGCATCGGATGTAACGCGAGCAACTACTCCAGCGAAACTTCCTGCTGACATTGAAAAACTTTGGAAGAACCGTCATAACGAGCAAGATCTTCGCCAAGCGCTTGTTGGCTTAGAGAAATATGCTATAGAAAATCCACAATATTCAGATGTTAAAGTAATGTTGTGCCGTGGAAATTATTTAATGAGTGATGGACATTTGTGGCTTAAACTCACTGGTGATTCAGATGAAGATGCAAAAGTCAAAGACGAATCAATTGCATTTTATGATGCTGCAGTCACTTGGTGTGAAGCTGCTCTTGCAATGAATCCAAAATTTCGTGACAAAGTTGTAAAAGAAGGATTAGAAATTGAGAAATCTCTTGATGCCTTAGGTCCAGAAGATATTGACGCTCTTTATTGGCGGTACGCTTCTCTTGCTAAATGGTCACGTTTAGTTGGATTTACAACTCTATTGTCCAATCGTTCAAAATTCTCTGCCATGATCAATCGTGCAAAAGAAATCGAAAAGGCAATGGGCAAAGAATATTTCTACTCTGCAACTCTTAGATATGACGCAGCAAGTAACGCTCTTTCTCCTACTGGAGACAAAAAATTAGCGGACAAATTGTTCGAAGAAGCCATTGCTAAACATCCGAATTACTTTGCAGTTCGCGTATTGTATGCAGAAAGTCGTTTGAAAGGAAATGAAGACAAATTCAAAAAACAATTAGAATTTGTCATTAAAGGAAAAGCGGCGTCCCTTCCTGAAATTGAATCAGATCAAATTGTAGAACAACGAAAAGCAAAGAAATTACTCGACGAATTATAG
- a CDS encoding DedA family protein → MDFLQTLVSIFMQYGYFAVFGILILCGFGLPVPEDISLTAGGVISGLGYANVHIMFLVGMAGVLLGDSFVFWLGSYYGEKALTLPVLRTVLHPERFDKVREQFKKYGRWVVFFGRFMPGLRMPIFFTAGTSKQISFLRFLFTDGFAALISVPIWVYLGYYGAHNFDELMGWVRNGQTIILALVVLAIAVVVFYWWRRKHREARGEK, encoded by the coding sequence ATGGACTTTCTACAAACTCTAGTTTCCATTTTTATGCAATACGGTTATTTTGCCGTTTTTGGAATTCTGATCCTTTGTGGATTTGGTCTTCCGGTTCCCGAAGACATTTCCCTCACCGCTGGTGGAGTCATCTCAGGCCTTGGTTATGCCAATGTTCATATCATGTTCCTTGTAGGAATGGCCGGAGTGTTACTCGGAGACAGCTTTGTATTTTGGCTCGGAAGTTACTATGGGGAAAAAGCACTTACCCTTCCTGTCCTTAGGACAGTTCTCCACCCAGAACGTTTCGACAAAGTACGCGAACAGTTCAAGAAATATGGCCGTTGGGTGGTGTTCTTTGGGCGTTTTATGCCAGGACTTCGGATGCCGATTTTCTTTACTGCAGGCACATCCAAACAAATTAGTTTCCTTCGTTTTTTATTCACCGATGGATTTGCTGCCCTTATCTCTGTTCCTATTTGGGTCTATTTGGGTTATTACGGGGCCCATAATTTTGATGAACTGATGGGCTGGGTGCGAAATGGCCAAACCATCATCCTCGCACTGGTTGTCCTTGCCATTGCTGTAGTCGTCTTCTATTGGTGGCGGAGGAAACACCGAGAAGCCAGAGGGGAAAAATGA